The sequence AGTAAGAGAATGATTTTTTTGGATTAAGGCCTCTCTCTAAATCTTTAGCCATCCAATAAGCATCACCAATGGATTGGGGTCGATGAGGTTTGAGGTAATGTTTGATGCCTTCTTTGAGACCTCCTACAAAACTCTTGACATAATATTCTTCAGTCATGGATGGGTGTTGAGTCTGCACTATGGCCATGATTTGCTCAAATTCATCAATATAAGCTGAGACTGTAGTTGTCTGGCGCAGGGAATGGAACTGTTCGACTACATCATAAACACTAAATTCAGAGAATCTGTTAATAGCCATGTTACCAAATTGAAACCATGTAAGTTTAGCTGCATCAATGCGTAATCCACGCCACCAGTGCTCAGCCTTACCCTGACAATGCAATGTTGCTAAGGGAACAAACATCTCCATAGGGACTGAAGCTAGATCAAAATATTTCTCGCACTGACGAAGCCAACCAGAGGGATTCTCACCAGTGAAGTAAGGGAAATCAAGTTTGGGACGGGCAATAGAAAGGTTGAAGTGATTAACAGATCTAGTGCCCTCCATCTCAAGCAAGTGAGGAGCGGAAGTATCAAGTACCTCAAAAACACTCGCACTATGGGATTTGGAATCAGGCCTCTGATGCTTTGCATACAACTTCAAGGGGGTGTCCCTGTCCGAATCACCGCTGAGGCGAAGAAGTGCATCATTCATGTTAGTCAGCAGCTTCTCCATCGAGGTGATAGTGGAAGTGATGTCGGAGATATTGCCTTCCATGCGCAGGACCTTGTCTTGAGTTCCTTGCAGGTCCGTGCGCAAGGATTCCATCGCCGCCATCGCCTCTGAGCTCGTGTCGATCTTCGTCATCGGATCTGAGTAACAGGTTCAGGGATTTTACCACGGCCACAGGGATCGGAACCTTAGCCTATAACGTACTCAGATCGGTCTACCGCCGCCTGGATCGAGAGATCGGCtctggaatttttttttccctcGCCTGAATCCCGatcccgccgtcgccgccaaGAACCGAgggtctctgataccaatttgtCAAGATCGGAAGCAGCCTTGTTTGGAAAACCAGAGGAGTGAACGGATTTGAAGCAAGAATTTGGGGATAGTTCATGGAGATGGAACCACGAGGAGCATCTATATTACTTCTACTTTAACTAGAGTTCATCATAATCCATCTCAAGTTCATGGCACACTTGCCATCCAGGCTTTATAGCCTTTTACAGAGCTGAACGGTAAATATCGTTTTTACGATAAAACCCAAACGGTAAACAGTAACTACCAAAAACGGTAAAAGAGGAGAAGACAGACGCCGTGAGATGTTCCCCAGCTCATCGTCTCCATCCAGAGGAGAGCTTCCACTCTGATGTCATTCATTGGTAAATTACAGGTTTGACactccaccatcaccaccaccaccacccgaTTCGCGCGGCCCCGGGCGAGCGCACGTGTACGAACGACGCGAGCCCTAGCACCCGCCCACCCCGCTGGCGAATGGTTCCCAGATCGCGCGCGCCAGCCGCGGTTGCGACGCGGGGCCGTGGTGATTTGGCCGAATCCGGTGGAATTCGCCGCCGCGTGGGGTCGGGTGAGTTCCGTCGGGTTCCGTGTGGGGCTGGTGGGACGGGGGTCGGGCGGCCGAAAATGGCCCCGGGGGTGGTTCTAGGGTTAGGTTTTGCTGCTTTGGCGTGAGGGCATGGCGGAGGGGAGGCGGATGAAGGGCGTGGAGGGTGGCGCCGGCGGGGGTGACGGGGAGCAGAGGGATGAAGACACGCGGGAGGAGCTGGAGCTCGCGCTGTCTTTGGGGCGGCGGGGCTGGCACCTGCCGCCGCGGCAGGAGCCCGCGCCCCGCTCTCTGAACTGGACGGTGGCATTTTCGGAGTGGAATCCTGATGCCGCCGGGAGCTCGCGTTCCGCGGAGAGTGTTCTGGGCCCGCAACCCGTTCCATCGGTCCGGCTAGGTGGCATGCTGGAGCGCGTCATCCTAGAGGGCCCCCATGCAGGTGGCAGTGCAGAGGCTGGGTGGGAGGACGCGGACGAAGAGGATGGAGACAGAGACCTGCTGAATAAGCGGCTTATAGTACGCAGCTTTGGCGAGTAAGTTGctccttttatttttacttGTTTGCTTGCTGAAGAGTTTTGTTTGCAtttgttgttttgtttgtttcagtttgatAGTAGATTTAGGCAAACATATCAAGTTAGAATGAAAAATTGCTTGGCTTCATAAATGACATAGTTGAGGTGTATTGTTGTAACCTAAGGTCTTTTCTGTTGCTAGCATAAGGAAGGTAAGTAAGATCATTTTCTGCTGCAAGCATGAGAAAGATGGGTAGATGGGTGCACTTTTCGATGTTCATATTTGTTACTGTAAATACTAAGACCACTTTCGGATGGCAATTAAGGCCAATGGGTTATGAATGCATTCCCTGCAGTGAAGATATTGCTTTCCCTAGGAATGAAGAAAACACTGCAATTGACCAATGCCCAATGGAGAAATGCTTCTTTATAGTTCCGAAGTGACATTGCGTAGAAGGCCTAGGGGTCTACACTAGGTTGGTTTTTGTGTAGGGCATTTCATCTAGGTACTGCCTTGTTCTCTCTTCTCCGATTCACGATTCCCACTGCATTTATGCTTCGTTAGATAGTTACATATAAGATGAAAATTGAAATACTTTTATTGCATTCTGAACAGAACTAGCATTCTGTAATCGAATGCTTGGAATATTTTTACAGTCCTCAGATAATGAGCAGTATATTAAGTTGCATATTCCATATATTCGCTTTCTGAGGAGCATTCTTATGAGAAAAATGGGTGAGCTATAGCGAGAACAACTTCtagttacaattttttttcttccgctgcatttTTCTCCAGTTTGCCGCTCCCATgtaaaaactaattttataacATGAAAGTATATGTACAATAGCCACTCCTAAATAGGAATGACAGTCAGACCCGGTGCAGGTCTCGGTGGGTTCTGTGCCTGGTGGGGGTGGGTGCAGGGTTCTATTTTTAACACACGGGCACCCGTTGAGCCCCTAAACTGTGTGGTCCACCTTACAATACCCAACCCTATAGCTCACAAAGTCACTCCCCTCCCCTGGAATCCAAAGCAGCAGACCCATTTAGCAGCGCTGTAGAAACGAACGCTCCCGACCCCTGCCGGCTTCTTCTCAAGTCCACCCGACGCAAGCGAGATGGAGGCACCAATTTTGGATAACACACCTCCTGGCCCGAGTTTGGCACCAATTTTGGCTAACATATGAGCTACTTTATTACATGACATATGGTTATGCAAAACCCAGACATCAGCAAAATTAATAAACATGAGGTATTTAGCTTCTCTGAATAAAGCTCCGAGCGGCAACGAGTCAAAAGACGGGGTGAGGTCAGAGCAGTTCTCAAATGGCTCACATCAGTTTTGAGCTCTAATCGTAGCATCCCTGCATCCGTGGTGTAGCCGAGAGCCTTAATACATGCCTCAGCCTCAGCCTGCAGCGCATCTCCAATTTGGCACAGCTTTCATGCTCCCGAGCCCCCCACCGATCCTTGTGAATCATGAATAACTAAGCCCCATACCCTCCTGTTCGCTCCTCTTCATGAAACGCACCATCAGCATTGATTTTCAGATATCCGTTCTGCAGTTTCTCCCATATTTTCTCAGATGTTTCAGCCTGGTTTACCTCCCTTTCGAAGAACTGATGGAACTCAGCAACATGCTTCTGTATCTGGAGGCTGATTTGTGCTGCCTCTCCTGCATTCACACCGTTTCTTTCAGATCACCCACAACATTGTCATCAATTTGGTTTGCAGCTCGTTAGAGAGGCTCCAAATGTGACAGAGCACCTCCTTAGGGGATTTCAAAGCAGAGAGTGACCTGCTAATCTTCTAGCAGTAATTAGCGCCAAACAGCCCGTGCATATTTTACATTTGAAGAACAAATGCTCTCCGTTTTCATATAGCCTGAAGCATAATGGACAGCGGCCAGCGAGTATCTGTTTCAATTCCTCGTAAGCAAGCCACCATACAAAGGTTTTCACCTTATTTGGACAAGATATCCTCCATATCATCTTTCATGGGAACGAAGTACCCATTGTTGGAATGTGTACAGTTTCACTTTGACTGGTTCCATGTGCTTCACTGCTACTGTCAATGCACACTTTGAAAGCTGATTTGACACTCAATAACCCTTTTGGATCATAATGCCAGGCCACAAATTGTTCCATCTGATCTCGCAGAGGGATTGATAGAATAATCTCTGCATCATCAGGATTGAAAATTTGCCTTACTAATTCTGCATCCCATCTTTTGCTGTGATTGGATTGATCAGCTCACTGACCCTTTGTAAAATCACCTGCCCTTGTATTGTGCTAGGTTGACGAGTTGTACCTCTGGGCAACCATGGATCCTCCCAGATGTTTACTGATTCACGATTCCCTATACGCCAAACAATCCCTTTCTTCAAAATAAATGAACGTTTTTTTTGTGATATGGAGATTATTCCAGATAGCGTCTCCTACAAAATTTGCATAGTGTCTTACATGTGTAATTTAGGTTTAGTCCTTTTCTATATTATGACCATGACTTCCTAAGGCTTCCCTGAATGAGTGATGTCTTCTTTGAATGTGGACCATCTGCTTGATTTAGTTTGTTTCAAACTGCTGTCAACTGGTGGCGTGATGGTTAGTGTCATAAATTAACGTGATGGTTAGTGTCtcctataaaatttgcataGTGTCTTACATGTGTAATTTAGGTTTAGTCTTTTTCTATGTTATGACCATGATTTCCTAAGGCTTCCCTGAACATGAGTGATGTCTTCTTTGAATGTGGACCATCTGCTTGATTTAGTTTGTTTCAAACTTCTGTCAACTGGTGGCGTGATGGTTAGTGTCATAAATTGACATGATCTTTGTCTGTCTTTGAGGTGAACATTTTTTAAGTGTCTATTGTATTGTTGAGCTATGCCAAGAGGATGTTATGATGTAGTTATACATATACAATCTGTGTGACCATTTGAGTTATGTTAAGAGGTTCTTCCATTTTGCAGGGATAGCCCACAACATTCTGGTGCCAATGCTAGCTCTTTTGGCTCCGAATCACCATTTTTGCCCGTTTCTCGTGAGCGTGTTCATTTCAATCTGTCACGTTGCCCAGAACATGAATTGGAATTTGGCCTGTCACTTTTCCCAAAGGATGATGGTAATGAGAGTTCAAGGGATGCGAAGAATGAGAGAGTTAATCACGCAGAAAAATCAGGTGGAAGAAATTCTGAAGATGTTGGAATAAGAATGGATCTCTCTGATGATCTCCTGCACCTGGTGTGCCACAAGTTTCTTTTTCTTATAGTTTTCCATGATTGCATATATGTACTGATTTGCAACATTTGTCATTAcagattttctcttttttgtgtCAGAAGGATTTATGCAGAGCAGGTGTTGCCTGCAAACAGTGGCGATCTGCTAGTATGCATGAGGATTTTTGGAGGTGTTTGAAGTTTGAGAACACCAGGATATCTCTGCAGAACTGTATGTCAGTTTCTTGGTTctgtttttactttttttttatttacctcAATTTCCAAATAACTGTCATCTTGACTTTACTATTCAAAGTTTAAATAGGACATGTCAACAGTGACAATTATTTGAAATCAGGAGTATTCATTTGTCTTTGAAAATGCTTTAATAAAAGTATAATTTTAACTTGtacttattttaattaatcaataaAAAGTAGTGGCTAAGTCTCATATCAGAGACCGCAAAGTCAAATGTCAAACAAAAAGAACAGAGGGAGTGATTCCAACGATGACAATTATTTGTAAACATTAGTATTCATTTACTAGATGTGGATATATGCCACACAATATcttgtatgaattgtatttGAATACTGTGTGCATTGGGGACAAACATATTTGTTTAAGGTTGCCATTGTGGTCTATCTTTATGTGTTGGTTgtgacaattctttgttttgccAATTGCCATGTTACTTAATACTTGCATGCAGGTTAGAAGAAACTATCTTTCTGTTTAGAGATGCTTGAAAGGTCTGGATGGCTGTGCTAGTTTTGAAATTGTGTTGGTTCCAGTTGATCAATCTGATTCTTAGCATTTTTTGATAGATTGACATTTTTGCAGCTCATATATGGGCACACATGGACTGTATAGGAGGTGTCACTTTCATTTATATTACACTTCCAAGATGTTAAGGAATAGGCATTCTTTCCTTCGTTTGCGTTCATTCTTATTGAAATAAAAATCCAATATGGAATGGTGGTGATGCGGAGTCTGTGGTAGTgattattatgaatttttgtcACACTGACGTTGTGTTCTTCTTATGTAAATGAAACAATTAGGATACAGCTTGTTGTTTGTAAGCCTATGTATATAAGAAATATGAATTTCTTTACTAAGCCGTTCAGATAAACTATTTCATCACGTTCTTTTTGAAAGCTGTAGTTTGCAATGAATTTAGCCATACTTGTATCATTGTGATACTCTGTGATCTCACTGGATTATTACCTGATGCTGTTTGTGTTTTGAAATGTTGCTTTTGCAGTTGTTGATATTTGCCATCGTTACCAGAATGTTACAGACCTCAATTTGTCTGGTATCATAAATGCAGAGGCACTAGTGTTGGAAGCAATAATGTTCTTAAGGTTCCCCCCTTTCATTTTCTTATCCATCATTGCtacatttttctctttttattatTGCATTTATCACATTGAGCGTCTTCTAGGCATCTGAAGACGCTAACAATGGGCAAAGGACAACTGGGAGAAGCGTTTTTTCAAGCTTTGGCTGAGTGCCCATTATTGACTACTTTAGCAGTCAGTGATGCATCTCTTGGGAGTGGCATTCAAGAAGTAACTGTTAATCATGATGGATTGCGCAAACTTCACATTTTGAAGTGCCGTGCACTCAGAATATCTGTCAGGTGATTAGTTTTTGGTGCAAGTATTTTTCACATTACATAGTTACATGTGCCTTCTAGCTTATATATGTTACTTTATTATCCAGATGTTCCCAACTTCAAATACTGTCTTTGAAGCGAACTGGCATGGCTCATGTGTCGCTCAACTGTCCTCAGTTGCTTGAATTGGACTTCCAGTCCTGCCATAAGCTTTCTGACAATGCAATCCGTCAAGCTGCTACGGCTTGTCCACTGTTGGCGAAACTAGATATGTCATCTTGCTCTTGTGTTACTGATGAGACACTGCGTGAAATAGCTAGTTCATGTCCAAATCTTTCTGTTCTTGATGCATCCAACTGCCCTAACATTTCATTTGAGGTCCGTTTTACTCTCTGCTGTTTCTCATTTGTGTGTGTATTCTGCATGATACCTGACATGTATCTTTTTTGGTCTGATATGAAGTCGGTGAGGCTTCCAACGTTGATAGACTTGAAACTACTAAGTTGCGAAGGAATCACATCTGCTTCCATGGCCGCAATATCTTGCAGTCGTCTGCTTGAGGTAGTGCAGTTTTCCTTTCGTACTGTTTTGTAAACTTCTTGGTGCAAGAACTAATGGAGCTTCTTTGACAACTATTAAAGGCGTTAAAACTCGATAATTGCAGTCTGTTGACATCATTGTCTTTGGATTTGCCACATCTTAGGAATATAAGTCTTGTACACTTACGCAAGTGAGTAGGGATTGCTTTTACTTTATCTTCGTTAATTGTTGCTGATGTTCCTTTTTTGCAATTGTTTTTAATCATTATATACTGTATTATGTGTCATGCTAGGTTTGCTGATTTGAATTTGCGAAGCCCTGTTCTTTCTTacatcaaagtttccagatGTTCGGCGCTTCATCGTGCTAGCATAACATCAAGTGCTCTTCAGGTCGGATCTTTTGTTCGGTaaaattttgatgtgatttttATTGGTTTACTTACATATGTTTGAACACTCAGAGTGCTGAATTTGTGTATGTCTACAGAAATTGGTGCTTCAAAAACAAGAGAGCCTATCTAGCTTGTCATTGCAATGTCACAACTTGATTGATGTGGATCTTAGTGACTGTGAGTCATTAACAAATGCAATTTGCGAAGTTTTCAGTGATGGAGGTGGCTGCCCTATGCTCAGATCATTGATTCTTGACAATTGTGAGGTATGGCATGTTACATGCAAAGTTGCGCCTCCCTATTGGCAATAACCAACACATGTAATCTCAGATGACTGCAACTCTGTCTATCCATTTGTGCTAGAACTCGTATTTAGAGCAAACATCTttctagttaaatgcatataTGCTTCCATCATGTGAAAACACGGTATCATTTTGACATCATTTCATGCTAGCTTCCAATTTGTGTATTCCTATACCTTTTGCATTTCCAGATAGCATTTACAATGTGTTTTGCTATATGGAAGTTCTGTTGATGTTTTATTTCCTTTTATTGCAGAGTTTGAGCATGGTGGAACTAAATAGTAGTTCTTTGGTTGGTCTCTCTCTTGCTGGTTGCTGTTCGATGACATTCCTGAGACTCTTGTGCCCAAATCTGCAAAATGTGAATCTTGATGGCTGTGATCATCTTGAGAGTGCGTCATTGTGTCCGGTAAGTCTACTATTGTTCGTTCTGCTTCTGAGGTGTAACAGATTTGTTGTAAACTATTTGTGAACCTTTTTAGCTGATACTGGATGGTTTCAGATCTCTTGAAAAGAATATGAGTATGTGCTACAAAAGGATGACAGTATTGTTGGGCTCACGATTTGATTTATTTAATTACCCTCATGCATGGTTCTAGATTTCGGTAACCGGTACTCGGTCACCTAACCTTGTAATGAATGTACTTGAATCAACATTGTACTCTGCCTTGTAACCTGGTTTTCTGTTTAAAAGGatttatgtatatttgtatAACCTAAAAACATCCAGCACATCTTTTTTATGTATATAGGCTTGAAATCCAGACAATTATGTGTTTTGAGCAAATAAGTGATAACCGAATCAATAATTAACAACAGATGCTAGAATGATCAAAAGAGAAGTCATAACATGCTGCTAAGCACTAAGGAGCCAAGCAGCGTAGCTGTACTCTTGCCTCTTGTGTCAATAACCCATCTAGCCAGCCATGTAAATGAATAACTAGGGTGGCTACCCGAATAGACCGTTAAGCCTGTTAATtaccagtttttttttctgcaatACTTGTAACTGGGGACTGGGGAGGGGAGCGGACCTAGTGAGAGTAACCGGACAATTTTTGGGCTCTGAGGCCTGTTTTCGGAACTAGCTTTCATGAGGAACTTGCGAGAGCTGTTTGATTTGGTCTATTTTTGTGAAGATAAGGGTATGTGGAGTCTTTTTGATTGTTCTGAAAATTGAAAGAATATGTTTGGGAATCAAATACTGTAGCCAAAATACTCTATCCAGTAAAAAATACTTAACGCTTTGGATATGACACGGTCTATTATGTGTACCGTTggccactattttctattagaatatattaaaaaaatcaaataaatttgtaagattatgaaagtattttgcAAGACAAATTTACACATATGATCTTCATGTTTccaattttaatattttaaaagatattgttagtcaaagtttcaGAAGTTTGACCAAACCTTGTccaaaacgtcaagtatttgTGACTGGATAAACTGAATTAAAGAAGTAATTTGGTATGCTTGTTTTCGTTTGTAAATCAATACACACGGAAATTCTGACATTGGCTTCTTTTCTAGGTTGGCCTTGAAACCCTAAATCTTGGAATTTGTCCAAAATTGAATGTTCTACACATCGAGTCCCCAAATATGTCTATATTGGAGCTGAAGGGTTGTGGTGTGCTTTCCCAGGCTTCCATCAATTGCCCTAGCTTGACATCTTTAGATGCTTCTTTCTGCAGGTTGTGCCGTGCTTCCCAAATTTCTGCTACGCGTCATTAATTTGTACTTACTGTTGCTGTACTCTCTTTTGCATGTTCAGACAGCTTGTGGATGATTCACTGACTTGTACGGCAGAGGCATGCCCTCTTATCGAGCATCTCATCCTGTCCTCGTGTCTCTCTGTTGGCATTGATGGATTGTCTTCCTTGCATTGCCTTCATAAATTGACCTTGCTTGACCTGTCGTACACATTTTTGATCAATTTGAAGCCTGTTTTTGACAGTTGTCCACAGTTAAAGGTATGTAAACACTTCCATCGCAGATAGtatttaaaaaacaaaacaaaataaatgaaaacCCTGTTGAAATGGATTTGCTGTTGTACGTTAAGCAGCTGTTACTCTTGTAATATTAGAAATTTTAACATGTGGCCTATGTATCTATTCATATGTGGACATAGCGCTGTTTGTATTTGAATATGAATACAGTTGTTATTCTATGTAATATCATATGGAAGAGCAGAAAGTGAGTTTTAACACGTGGTCTTGATACTTTTATGATTGTAGCAGCTGTGGCAGTTCACTTTTGTGCACTTTAATTTCCAGTATTTTGAAGTTTATAACATGGAAATGAGTAACTTTCAGATTAGATATAATAACTTAGAGGTTTGGATACATGAAGATTGAAATTAGCCTGTCCTTGACCGTATCTGCTTTCTCTGGCAGATCTTAAAACTTTCAGCCTGCAAGTATCTGAGTGACTCATCATTAGATGCCCTCTACAGAGAGGGTGCTCTTCCGATGCTTGTTGAGCTAGATCTGTCCTACTCATCCATCGGACAGACTGCAATAGAAGGTCTTCTTGCATGCTGTACAAATTTGGTTAATGTGAACTTAAACGGATGTACAAACTTGCAAGAATTAGTGTGTGGATCAGATGATTGCAGTCCTGTTGATATACCAGTTGACCTTTGCCCTCCTGATTCTGCACCAGTCAAGAGTGAAGAGATCAGTGAGCGATCTGGTTGTCTGCTTGAAGTTCTCAACTGTACTGGATGTCCAAATATTAAGAAAGTTGTTATTCCTTCAATGGCAAACTATCTACATTTGTCCAAAATCAATCTTAATCTGTCAACAAACTTGAAGGAAGTGGATTTAACATGCTCCAATCTGTACACATTAAACTTGAGGTAATATCAAGTGCACATCTGCTCAGCCTAATATTATCCATCTAGCACTTTATTTTTGGCATTTACACCATTTTATTGTGCTTTTTCAGCAACTGTAGCTCACTGGAGGTTCTGAAGCTTGATTGCCCAAGATTAACCAACCTCCAGCTTCTGGTACTATTCTAGTTCTCTTAATGCAAATTTCAAGAATGTGTTGAAGTTATTGGCCTGCATGACTACTGTGTAGACTAGCAAATTGATGATCATTTGTTAATTGTACTAGTTGCTTGAGTTTGCGCCGTTTGTTTTTGTATCTCGATTTCATCGAGTTCCACCGTCAATATTGGGCATTTATGTGTTTGTCTTTCACAATATAGTTAACCATTGGTTCTACTACTGTGCAAATGCTTACTGGTCCAACACCACTCTCATATAGGCATGCACCATGTTGCAAGAGGAGGAGCTAGAATCTGCAATATCCCTCTGTAGCACGTTGGAGATCCTCAATGTACACTCTTGCCCAAAGGCAAGCTTTAACATTTTGTGTGCACCAGTTCAATCCTGTGTGTCCATTGTGCTTCAATTTCATATACTAAACATGCCATGTTTCTACACAGATCAATGCGCTGGATTTTGGCAGGCTCCATGCGGTTTGTCCGCATCCAGAGCAGTCTCATCGCATAATCTGAAGGCTGCTGCGTTCTAAATGAGTGCTTGTCATGCGACAACCTTAGTTATATGTCGTCCCTTATGGACAGGAGTAATTCTAGTTCAGATTTGAAATAACCCCCCCAAAAAAAGCCTTTCATGGCACTCTTGTACGTAGTACTACAGCATCGCTAATATATTGCATGGCAGTGTATAATAGGAGCCAGGGTGCAATGTGAGCATATTTCTCCACTT is a genomic window of Phragmites australis chromosome 24, lpPhrAust1.1, whole genome shotgun sequence containing:
- the LOC133907050 gene encoding F-box/LRR-repeat protein 15-like isoform X2 is translated as MAEGRRMKGVEGGAGGGDGEQRDEDTREELELALSLGRRGWHLPPRQEPAPRSLNWTVAFSEWNPDAAGSSRSAESVLGPQPVPSVRLGGMLERVILEGPHAGGSAEAGWEDADEEDGDRDLLNKRLIVRSFGEDSPQHSGANASSFGSESPFLPVSRERVHFNLSRCPEHELEFGLSLFPKDDGNESSRDAKNERVNHAEKSGGRNSEDVGIRMDLSDDLLHLKDLCRAGVACKQWRSASMHEDFWRCLKFENTRISLQNFVDICHRYQNVTDLNLSGIINAEALVLEAIMFLRHLKTLTMGKGQLGEAFFQALAECPLLTTLAVSDASLGSGIQEVTVNHDGLRKLHILKCRALRISVRCSQLQILSLKRTGMAHVSLNCPQLLELDFQSCHKLSDNAIRQAATACPLLAKLDMSSCSCVTDETLREIASSCPNLSVLDASNCPNISFESVRLPTLIDLKLLSCEGITSASMAAISCSRLLEALKLDNCSLLTSLSLDLPHLRNISLVHLRKFADLNLRSPVLSYIKVSRCSALHRASITSSALQKLVLQKQESLSSLSLQCHNLIDVDLSDCESLTNAICEVFSDGGGCPMLRSLILDNCESLSMVELNSSSLVGLSLAGCCSMTFLRLLCPNLQNVNLDGCDHLESASLCPVGLETLNLGICPKLNVLHIESPNMSILELKGCGVLSQASINCPSLTSLDASFCRQLVDDSLTCTAEACPLIEHLILSSCLSVGIDGLSSLHCLHKLTLLDLSYTFLINLKPVFDSCPQLKILKLSACKYLSDSSLDALYREGALPMLVELDLSYSSIGQTAIEGLLACCTNLVNVNLNGCTNLQELVCGSDDCSPVDIPVDLCPPDSAPVKSEEISERSGCLLEVLNCTGCPNIKKVVIPSMANYLHLSKINLNLSTNLKEVDLTCSNLYTLNLSNCSSLEVLKLDCPRLTNLQLLACTMLQEEELESAISLCSTLEILNVHSCPKINALDFGRLHAVCPHPEQSHRII
- the LOC133907050 gene encoding F-box/LRR-repeat protein 15-like isoform X3; translated protein: MAEGRRMKGVEGGAGGGDGEQRDEDTREELELALSLGRRGWHLPPRQEPAPRSLNWTVAFSEWNPDAAGSSRSAESVLGPQPVPSVRLGGMLERVILEGPHAGGSAEAGWEDADEEDGDRDLLNKRLIVRSFGEDSPQHSGANASSFGSESPFLPVSRERVHFNLSRCPEHELEFGLSLFPKDDGNESSRDAKNERVNHAEKSGGRNSEDVGIRMDLSDDLLHLDLCRAGVACKQWRSASMHEDFWRCLKFENTRISLQNFVDICHRYQNVTDLNLSGIINAEALVLEAIMFLRHLKTLTMGKGQLGEAFFQALAECPLLTTLAVSDASLGSGIQEVTVNHDGLRKLHILKCRALRISVRCSQLQILSLKRTGMAHVSLNCPQLLELDFQSCHKLSDNAIRQAATACPLLAKLDMSSCSCVTDETLREIASSCPNLSVLDASNCPNISFESVRLPTLIDLKLLSCEGITSASMAAISCSRLLEALKLDNCSLLTSLSLDLPHLRNISLVHLRKFADLNLRSPVLSYIKVSRCSALHRASITSSALQKLVLQKQESLSSLSLQCHNLIDVDLSDCESLTNAICEVFSDGGGCPMLRSLILDNCESLSMVELNSSSLVGLSLAGCCSMTFLRLLCPNLQNVNLDGCDHLESASLCPVGLETLNLGICPKLNVLHIESPNMSILELKGCGVLSQASINCPSLTSLDASFCRQLVDDSLTCTAEACPLIEHLILSSCLSVGIDGLSSLHCLHKLTLLDLSYTFLINLKPVFDSCPQLKILKLSACKYLSDSSLDALYREGALPMLVELDLSYSSIGQTAIEGLLACCTNLVNVNLNGCTNLQELVCGSDDCSPVDIPVDLCPPDSAPVKSEEISERSGCLLEVLNCTGCPNIKKVVIPSMANYLHLSKINLNLSTNLKEVDLTCSNLYTLNLSNCSSLEVLKLDCPRLTNLQLLACTMLQEEELESAISLCSTLEILNVHSCPKINALDFGRLHAVCPHPEQSHRII
- the LOC133907050 gene encoding F-box/LRR-repeat protein 15-like isoform X5 yields the protein MAEGRRMKGVEGGAGGGDGEQRDEDTREELELALSLGRRGWHLPPRQEPAPRSLNWTVAFSEWNPDAAGSSRSAESVLGPQPVPSVRLGGMLERVILEGPHAGGSAEAGWEDADEEDGDRDLLNKRLIVRSFGEDSPQHSGANASSFGSESPFLPVSRERVHFNLSRCPEHELEFGLSLFPKDDGNESSRDAKNERVNHAEKSGGRNSEDVGIRMDLSDDLLHLIFSFLCQKDLCRAGVACKQWRSASMHEDFWRCLKFENTRISLQNFVDICHRYQNVTDLNLSGIINAEALVLEAIMFLRHLKTLTMGKGQLGEAFFQALAECPLLTTLAVSDASLGSGIQEVTVNHDGLRKLHILKCRALRISVRCSQLQILSLKRTGMAHVSLNCPQLLELDFQSCHKLSDNAIRQAATACPLLAKLDMSSCSCVTDETLREIASSCPNLSVLDASNCPNISFESVRLPTLIDLKLLSCEGITSASMAAISCSRLLEALKLDNCSLLTSLSLDLPHLRNISLVHLRKFADLNLRSPVLSYIKVSRCSALHRASITSSALQKLVLQKQESLSSLSLQCHNLIDVDLSDCESLTNAICEVFSDGGGCPMLRSLILDNCESLSMVELNSSSLVGLSLAGCCSMTFLRLLCPNLQNVNLDGCDHLESASLCPVGLETLNLGICPKLNVLHIESPNMSILELKGCGVLSQASINCPSLTSLDASFCRQLVDDSLTCTAEACPLIEHLILSSCLSVGIDGLSSLHCLHKLTLLDLSYTFLINLKPVFDSCPQLKILKLSACKYLSDSSLDALYREGALPMLVELDLSYSSIGQTAIEGLLACCTNLVNVNLNGCTNLQELVCGSDDCSPVDIPVDLCPPDSAPVKSEEISERSGCLLEVLNCTGCPNIKKVVIPSMANYLHLSKINLNLSTNLKEVDLTCSNLYTLNLSNCSSLEVLKLDCPRLTNLQLLINALDFGRLHAVCPHPEQSHRII